The Nocardia sp. NBC_01503 sequence AGCGCGCGGTATTCGTGCTCGCCGAGGTGTTCGGGCATTCGCTGGTCGAGATCGCGGAGATGATCGACAAGAACGACGCGACGGTCCGGCAGATCGCGCATCGCGCGCGCGAGCATGTGCGGGCGCGGCGTAAGCGATTCGAACCCGATTCCGATACGAGTCGCGCGGTGATCACGCAGTTCGCGGTGGCGTCGCGCACCGGTGATGTGCGGACGTTGATGGAGGTGCTCGCCCCGGACGTGGTGTCGATCGCCGATGGCGGCGGCAAGGTCACCGTGGCGGGCCGCCCGATCCGCGGCCCCGAGGCGGTGGCCAAGTACCTGATCGCACTGGCACGAGGACCCATGGCGGAGATGACCTTCGACCTCGGCACCTTCAACGCGCTCCCCGCGCTGCTATGCCACACCGCGGCGGGGGAGCTCGATTCGATTCTGCTGATCGAGGTCTCCGGGAATCTCATCTCCGGCCTGTACGCCGTCCGCAATCCCGACAAACTGCGCGAGTCCGCGGTGCCGCGTCCGCTCAGCCGTGCCGCAGACCACAGTTGATCTCATGTCACGGTTTCGAATCCCACGCGCCTGCGAGAAGGACCTCAGCTCTCGATCACCGCGGCCAACTTCGGCATGAGGTTCCGCCACCCGCGTTCCATGGCATTGCGCGCCATCTTGCCGCGCTTGTCCTCGATATCGAACCCGGTCTGCGTCAACAGCAATCGCGTCCCGCGCCCCTGCGGCCGCACGGTCCAGTCCACCACCCACCGCACCGGACTCTCCGGCCGCATATAGATCCAGCTGTAGGTCAACTGTTCCCCGTGCCGCGCCACCAGCACCTCGGCGGCGACCTCGGACGGCGGTTGGGTAGGGAAAACCAGAATGAACCGCGTCCCCACCTCGGCCTCGAACCCCACGGTCCGGGCGAACCACCGCTCCATCACCTCCGGCCGAGTCAGCGCCTCCCACACCACCTCCGGCGGCCGCGCGAAGAACCGCCCGATCTCCACCGCCGCCGGATTCAACTCCGCATCATCCATGCCCACTACCCCTCGCCGTCTTCACCACCGTGCCATGCCTGACGATTCATCCAACGTACCAATCGGCAACCGAAACGTTATGCAAGGCAGCGACATTCTGGCCTGCGGTCGTGGCCTATTTCGGCCACGCGAAAAAGCCATCTGAATCGAGAATGTTTCATATGCTCTGACGCGGCAGCGGGACTGCACCGTTCTGCCTGGGCAACCTGATAAGGGGACAATTTCATGAAGCGAACCATTCTCGTCGGCGTAGCCGCCTGCGCGCTCCTGGGAGCAGCCGCCGGAACCGCTGCGGCAGCGGGCGTTCCGCTCACCGCCTCGGAGGTGGATATCAGCCCCGGCTCGGCCGGGGACCTCGGCAATGCGATCGGCGCGGGTTCGGTCAATGCGGGCAGCTCCGCTGCCACCCTGGGCAGTGCCTTCGGCGGCGGTTACTGGGATGGGGTGCTCAGCAGCCTCTCCGCCCACTGAGCAGCCAATTCTGAGGCAGGCCATGGGATTTCATGGCCTGCCCGGTCAGTTCCCGAAGTCGACGTCGTCGGCCGCGATGACCTGCGCGATGCGGCCGGGTGCGGTGGTGTACTGCCAGTAGAGGTTGGTGTGGCGGATGACGGCTTCCGGGGACGGGGCACCCCATGCGGAGAGATCCTCGGTGGTGTGCGCGTCCTCGACCAGGACGGTGTCGTAACCGCGAACGAATGCGCCGTGCAGGGTGGAGCGAATACAGGCATCGGTCTGCGCGCCCGCGATGAAGACTCGACTGACCTCGAGACCCGTGAGAATCGACTCGAGACCGGTGTCCTCGAACGAGTCGCCGTAGCTCTTGTCCAGGCGGAGTTCATCATCGGCGGGCTTCAGCTCCGGGACTATCTGCCACGGGTCGCTACCCGGGACGCGGTCCTCGGTGATGTCCTGGACCCAAAGAACGGGAACCCGCGCGGAGCGCGCTTTCTCGACCAGGCGGCCGATCGCTGCCACCACGGCCTCGCGCTGATGCGCATCGGCGACGACGCTGTTCTGCGCATCGACGACGATGACGGCGGATTGCGGGCGATTCTCGGGGTAGGTCACAGCTGTCGATCGTAGGGCGACTCGGACCGTGACAACCTGCAAAAGGTGTAAATCCCCGGTGACGGGGAACTCCGTGGTAAGCCAAGGAAATTCGAGTCACGCTGTTCCATCGAGCATGGAGGGCAGTGCATTGATATCGGAATTTGCTGGGAGTTCGACCTCGGATCTGTGGTTGTCGCAGTATCGGGACTGCGCCTGTGAACCACTCTGTCTCACCGTGGAGAAGGCGCGATTCGTCATAGCCGTGCACGCGGGACATGGTCCCGCGTGCCGGGAGTATCTCGGTGCGTCCGCGTTCGTCGCGGAGTTCGAGGCCGCCTATTAGTCGATGAGCGTCCAATCCTGAGGCAGGCCATGAACTTTCATGGCCTCACCCTCGGCTTCGATACTCAGGGTGTGTGCGCCCAGGCGCAGGTCGGTCAGTATCAGGCGACCCCAGCGCCGAGGAAGCTTCGGAGCGAGTTTCAACTGCCCGCGCGGGACGTCGACATCCAGGCCGAGCATGGAACGCACCAGCAGCAGGGGAGCG is a genomic window containing:
- a CDS encoding RNA polymerase sigma-70 factor, producing MEAVGEPGAFDELRPLLFTIAYEILGSAADAEDVVQDSYLRWRDARAVEHPRAYLTQVVTRQALNRLRTVKRRREEYVGDWLPEPIRTEHDASHDILLAESVSMAMLLVLETLSPTERAVFVLAEVFGHSLVEIAEMIDKNDATVRQIAHRAREHVRARRKRFEPDSDTSRAVITQFAVASRTGDVRTLMEVLAPDVVSIADGGGKVTVAGRPIRGPEAVAKYLIALARGPMAEMTFDLGTFNALPALLCHTAAGELDSILLIEVSGNLISGLYAVRNPDKLRESAVPRPLSRAADHS
- a CDS encoding SRPBCC family protein; this translates as MDDAELNPAAVEIGRFFARPPEVVWEALTRPEVMERWFARTVGFEAEVGTRFILVFPTQPPSEVAAEVLVARHGEQLTYSWIYMRPESPVRWVVDWTVRPQGRGTRLLLTQTGFDIEDKRGKMARNAMERGWRNLMPKLAAVIES
- a CDS encoding isochorismatase family protein, with translation MTYPENRPQSAVIVVDAQNSVVADAHQREAVVAAIGRLVEKARSARVPVLWVQDITEDRVPGSDPWQIVPELKPADDELRLDKSYGDSFEDTGLESILTGLEVSRVFIAGAQTDACIRSTLHGAFVRGYDTVLVEDAHTTEDLSAWGAPSPEAVIRHTNLYWQYTTAPGRIAQVIAADDVDFGN